GTGAAATATACTTCagcacgagaagagaaatttcgtccccaagcggccatgtaatatctTATTTATCATATAAACACCAATAAAATCATTTCACGAAAGGCATTGAAGGCGCGATTTTCTCTTGTAACCATAGAAACAGTGATATTTTTACTTTTGAAGATATATTTTCGCgcgaaagctcacttggtatttcattggtgtttatatgATAAATATGTCTTATTAAATGTTTTGGTATGTAGTATCGccgagtatttttacgagttgtgttGTATTTTGACGAGCTTGCTAGGGCAAGTCAAAATGGAAACAACGAATAAAATTTTCAGCGTTCCCTGCAAGCAGAGGTCTCCTTTTTTTGCGTTCCCTGGGGCTGACGAGTACGGGAAGGAGACCTTTGCCGTGGGTCAAAATTGGCTGTGTCCAGCATTCACGGTGGTTACTTAGCGACCGAGTCCTCACGTGATACTTCATGTTTTGTGGGCTCACTTAACAACAGCAGAAGTACTGTAAAGGAATGCGCGGGACAACGTGGGCTCAAGTCAAAGTCAGCAAACATGTCATGGGGCATATGGTTGTGGACGGCAGTTGGGTCAAAGCAAGCTTGGACCCATGGCAGACGGCTCCTTCCCGTACTCATCAACCCAGCGAACGCAAAAGAAAAGACACATCTGGTAGCACGGAATACATAGAGTCcttaagtgtgacgtcacgttgccatAGCGCTAAAAAGCTCAGTTCTAAACAATGCAGATGATCAGAAGCGCGTAGGTCACGCTTTTCTTTGTTGAAAGGTCAAAGCACTTAAATTCTTGCGTTATTGTTTAAAATCACTCAAGAAAAAGATCTGTGGGTGGACAGTTAATTACGCTGCCACAATAGACGCTTTTGTGTGACAAAAAAAGGGTGAAAAGGTCATAAATGGTCTACTGCTTTGCTCCGACGTGTAACCATGCGTCGGAGAGCCATACTTGCCAGTTCTTCGCATTTCCAAGTCCTGCAAAGGCAACAAACGAACACAAGCGATGGATTCGTCTGATAAGGTTGGTAAAAATATTTATGAGAGTCCTTTTACTAAGAAGACAACGTAAATTATGTCGATTTTGAGCGTAAGGTTTACCGAATGATTCGCTTCACTCGGGCTTAACTGAGACGATGATGTGCCGATGAGAAACAATCGAACTCAGTGTTATTAACTCCTACAATTGGTTTCATAATTCCCTAGTTAAGAAGTTCGCTTCACCTTAGTTTGTGAGCCTGTTATTAAGCCTGATTTCTTTTACAACGCAATGTGTTGGTTGAACATTTTAGGCCGTTAAGTCTAACATGTTTACTATTTTATGAATATTGTTGCATCTGATAAGGTGGTTTCTATTTGCTCCTTCCATAGGCGAGAAGATAAAATGCCCAGCAAATACTCGAGGGTATGTAGCTGCCACTTTAGAAGTGGTAAAAAGTCCAATGGCCCAGAGATTTTTGAGCGAAATagggaaaaattatttcctgAACAAAGAGGGTCCCCTccgaagaaaaaagcaaaaactgaGACGGCCTTCAAGGGAAATACTCTCACTGAGATGATCGAAGACGCTCGCAAAAATGAGTCGCTATCCACTGAGAAGAGTAaggaacaaaagcaaaaaacaacacGGGAGGTTATCCTGGAGGCAGAATTGgaccccgggggggggactcatatatgaaacagacggggatgctcgtcgtctcgcttaggggtgtaaattttggattttggtctcgcttagggtgttccgggcaaagtgccaacattttaagccaccaaggtctcgtttagggttccgcgaagaaacacagaattacgcgaagagaaacagaagtcaaattttcatttttcttctttttttccttttttaagctgtctcttttaggggtcaaatttgcttatgccacacacagatggtctcatttaggggttaaattaaaaatttccgacgagcatccccgtctgttccatataggagtcccccccccgggaatTGGACCTAGTGAACAGAGATCTAAAAAGTGCACAGGAACAGATCCAGTACAAAAACAAGTGTTACACTGTGGGAGAACTGTCAGGAGATGTTGTCAGAATGGAAACTGGGCTTCCTACAAAGGAAGTATTTCAAATTGTTGTGAGATATGCCTTGAGGTTTAAAgattcaattatttattttgctgGCTGGACGGTTGAATCTATCAGTTTTGAAGACCAGATTTTCATTACTTTAATGAAAGTAAAACAGAACTACACCAACCTGCATTTGGCTCAGCTATTTAATTGCAGTGTAGCTACAATTGCAaacattatttcaacatttatTCATGTGTTACATGCCATTTTATTTAAGGACATTATGACGTAGACCAGCTTCTTTTGATCAGTATGGCTCTTGCCGGATTGTCATAGACTGCACTGATATTGAGGTTGCAGCCCCTGGACTAATGAGTCAACAAAATGCAACCTATTCATCTTACCGTGGAATGAATTCATTTAAAGTCCTTGTTGGTGTTGCACCAAATGCAGTCATCACATATGTAAGCAAGCTCTACCCAGGTTCTATTTCAGACAAAGCCATTGTCCAAGAGTCAGGCCTTCTCAATCACTTAACTCCTGGGGATATGATACTTGCAGACAAGGGATTTCTTCTTCAGGATATTGTACCACGAGGGGTTTCTGTAAATATCCCACCATTCCTGAATAATGGAACCTTTACTGAGAGCGAGGCAAAGgctacaaaggctatagccagaTGTCGAATACATGTGGAAAGAGCCAATGCAAGACtaaaagactttaaaattttaagtttcATCCCCTCTTATTTACGTTGTTATGCCGATTTATTGTTTCAGCTGGTTGCagcacttgtaaatttgcaATTTCCACTAATCAAAGAGGGATGTGAGGACATGGTTTTTGAATAGTTTTGTTCTTAGTATATTATTGAGTGAGATTACATGTATGCTACAGGTTAAAAGGAAATTTaggcaaagaaaaatattaaatctTAAATTTAATCCATAACTCAACAGTTGCATACTGCaaatttaacatttcttaaataCAGTCACATGGAAGgttacaaataaaataatttacaattcTCCTTCCACAATTTTGGGGAAAATATAATCACAATAAAACTTAATTAATTGTGGGATGTTTGCAGACCATAAGTCATCCCTTTCTATTTTCATAACTGCTACATCTTTTGTAGTCCAgacaacgaaaaaacaaaactttctaCAAGACAAATACATTTGTCCCTGGACTTGATCCCAGTACACATGGTCTTTCCTCAAGGTGTAACCCTGCccactttcaattttttcaaggCAGAATGATGTTGAATTCAAAGCCTCTTCTATTGTCAGGTTTCGTTCAGTATATGGACACTTTGCCTCCAGGACAGTTTCGTCATCTACAATGCCATCAGGTGAAGCACCCAGAATCCCAGATGAATCACACCAGATACCAGTATCCTTAACAATTTTCCCTGTTTTTAAGGTGAACGCTTTAATGGcttctttttcattgttaaCTCCCCACTGGACTGCTTTGACTCTTGATAAATCATACTCCCCAAGGAGTCGTTTTATAAGTGAAGGAGTGACTCTTTTAGCTTTGAGGACAGAGCCAAAGTTACTGGCAGTAAGTCGACCCCTTCTCGCCAAATGCCAAACAGGGTTCTCTCTTTGGCCCACAGTTAACTGGCTAATCCTTGCGATTTTATGTACATCTAGTTTGGAACGGCGAATCAAGCAATCCAGCTGTTCTTGACTCCCTTTTGCTCGAAGAAACTCGTCAGAGAAAATAATTTCCTCGATGGAAAGCATGGGCAGCTTGTTAGCAACAGGTGGCTCAGGGCTGAGTAGCCAGCAGAGTCCTGTAAACTTTCCATATTCCTTTAGATCCTCATACAGCGCGGAACGATCGGCTTGCGTAGGGTTCCTCGACAAAGCACAGTACCTTTTTGGTCGAGGAAATAGCTCTGAAACCGCTTGATTTGACAGCGTAGTTGTGGCCTTCCTTTTTCTCCACTGGCATTCGACGTCTGTTCGGCTAAGATTGTGGATTCCGTGAATAAAAAGTGCAGCTGCATGGCTACATTTAAATGCTCCTCTCGGACATTCGCATTCACACACACTGTGTCTTTTGAGAACATCGAGAAATTCCTGCCTAGACCATCTGAACTAAATACAACGACATTTTCGGATCAAAACAACACAGTATGCTTCCTTAGTTGATAAATCGTAACGTTAACTCACCGTGACTTTATAAACCTTCTTTTTCATACTTGCGTGGACTTCTCCTCGTAAAACTCCTTGCTGGTAATTAAATGCTTCCACATGATCAGAGTGAAAGTGATTTTCTCCCTTTTTAATCGATTTCTTTTCGTCTGAGAAGAAAGAAAGCAGCGATGCGATAGATAGGCTGGCCATTTCGATCGAAATGCGAGTTTGTTTGGAACTGAGTTTTTCAGAgccatggcaacgtgacgtAATCGCTTAAGGATCGGATTGCCGCGcagggatacgaattttatcttcgagtgctgaaagtatctcgcTCACtggtgagagatactttcagcacgagaagataaaattcgtatccccaagcggccatgtaatgttctgtttattatgTAGATATTAATGAAATTTCGAGATTTAAAACAACTTGTTTCACTCATTTTCGAAATGACGAAAAAGTCAATCATGATAATGTAAAATTGTGCAATAAATAGAGAATACTTCAAGGAAAGTGCGGGTGTACGGTACATACGCACGAGTTGTTGACGTATCAGAAAATGGGTCCGAAAATACTGTACAAAACACTGtcttattgtgtttattatatacatactgagattaaGATTCTTGTTGATCGTCTTTAATGACAAACCAAGACAAAACTCTGTTACACGACTTCAAGTCAAAGACTCATGCAAATGTTATAACATAGGCTTAAACTTGTGCCAGAAATTTGTCATTAAAGCAGAGTTTGTAGAGGGATGGTTgtgaaacccggcaaacttcagagGGCTAATGTTGAACGGCACCGTGACGTCATCACGAGAGTGCACACTCGGCCTGCCAACAACAAGCATGGCGGACGGCGGAGAAGATATTTTCCTGTTTGGCGATGATTTCGATGCTATTCTAGACTTGTTAGAACAAGATGAAGATATGGAAGAGCATTTTATAGCTTCAGTTGAGAATGTGAgtatgatttgttttctttttgactaaAATTTAGTGCATAATGCGATGATTTCTACTCGAAGGTTTTATCGAGACTTCAGCAGCTTCGCATAGAGATATAACTTTCTCTTTCCTTGTCTTTGAACGTTTTAAAGAAGCTCACTTCCTTGTTGCtaatgtttttacttttgttttgttttgtagaatCAACCTGACATTATTGTATGTTTTGATTGTGGAAAACAATATAAGACCAGAGGAGGTTTCCAAGGACACAGCACAACCAAACACAGCAACATCCCGACTCCTAAAGAACAACCCATCACTCTCACCCCAAGCATCCTTTCAGACATAGTGAAAACTGCCGTACAAAAAGTTAAAACTTCTCAGCTGTATGCTCAgtcttttaaaaatgaaatgaaagtttattcATTTGAAGAACTCGAGGAAGACACTGTAGAATTTGCAAAGCTAAAGTCTATATTTGATGGGTATTCGAAGAATGGCGACACTGAAAAGTTTTATGCCAAATACTATGCCGAAATTCCTTTGAACTCTGGAAAGTACTTTAAAGGACTGTCAAGAAATGCTTCAACATTGTTATCAACCAAGGTAGCAGATTGCATGCTTGTTTACTGCAAACAGTTGAAGACCTCAAAGGATAACAGCCTACGTCTTCAAACTGTACTGTCAGACAGAGAAACAGCTGGTCTACAGTATCTGGGTGGTTATGTACTGCATAATCTTTATAAAAAGCATGGTACTAAAAAATCACCAGAAAGCCAGCAGGCGATGTCTATTTTAAAAGCTGGGAAACTGGTTTCAAATCTTAGTCGTGGAGGTCTTTGGCATATCACAAAGTGTTCACAAAAATTTTCTTTAGAATAGAACATCATTTTAGACAATTATCTCCAGATGGCAATTTACAAAGTATAAATATCAAGGGAATTACTGATAAGTCAGTGACTGATAGTGAGCTGCTGGCATATTACAATTTGATGGTTTCTGACTCAGAGTTGGTACCAGCAACACATGTAATTAAGGATGTTTTACATGCAATTGTACATTTATAGGTAAGGGTGAGATCCTTTTCTTTGGCTAAGGATATTATTCAGCATCACAAGCTTAGAAGTAGGCAAACTAAGGCTAAAGCACTACGCAAAGAAATCAGTCGAAATTGTGAAGAAGGAAACAGAAATGGTAGGCTTGAGTAGAGAAGTAGCTCTCAATTCTAAATTTGAACACTTCATACCTCTCCATATATTACAAAATCTTTTTAATATCAATATTGCAAATAACATTTCATGAATATTGTTAGAGCTAATGCCAAATGTTTTGTTACGACTCTAGTTATTTACATGTGCTATAATGCTCATGGATCCACTGATTGTAATCCATAGAAAATCAATATGTGAAAACAGCTAGAATAAATAGTTAATATTTGCTtttgtgaaaagaaatatataaatattctGGACATCATATGAATGACACTTATTGTTGTCAGTcccttcaaaacaatgtatgtATAAAACATAAAACAGTATTCTCTTCACTGCACCATAAGCTAAATCAGAGTTCACTTTGGCTAATTGTAATTactaaatttgcatttaaaactgtggTTTACAAGCTTGTTACATAATAGTCATTGTCCCTATAAAAGCAGATAAGATTAATTAACtacgcaaccaccgctgatttcattcaaacgcgacaaaaacgtaggcaactttctagtcaaaagcacattcaaaacaattgaggaacctggtactttcaaatgcgcgcgctcgcgatgcaaaacttgtcctttagtccaaaacgctgacaaaatatcgggccctaagcgatctgttaagatcgctgatcgtttcacgtgtacctcggcaaatgttatctattgtataacctgcacattatgcaaaaagctatacattggcgaaacaggaagaagactaggcgaccgattccgagaacacctacgtgacgttgagaaagatgacaaagacacatcgaaaccagtcgcgcgacattttaatctccctaaccattctaaagaacacatgtctatctgcggcctttccctacatcagggcaccacagagagccgcaaaaacctagagcaaagattcatttttcaaatcggcacccttaatccccacggcatcaacgaacgcttttcattcaattaatttattcctgtttttcgcgtaacctagtttccacctatagcatagctccttgctctgtatataaccttacactacccataattcatctattcgctctgacgaagggctaacgctcgaaacgtcagcttcccaatctctgtacggtggtcaatttacattatcaactccgttgataaaccaaattttcgtgtatcactcccccaccgacgcagcaccacagtttctttagaaactaaccccctttacttaAGATTAATTAAATCAAGTATCCTCAAGTGCTTGAACGGGGCGACGCTCTTGTCTCGGCGCTGGGTTGCTCGTTTGTATACTTTTTGAAGGCATATTCTGATTCGGTAATGCACCGAATTTCGGCTTTCTTCGAGTCATTTTGTCATTGCGAACTAcaataaacaagtaaaagatCGAAGGTTAAGAGACAAGATCGTATACGTCAAGAAGGATGAGATCGTTCAAATATTGAATGGGCTTTACGTAAACAAACTGCAGAGACAAGAAAGTGCACGAAAATACTTACATATCTCAACATCTTCTGGTGCAAAATGCTTCTCGCAAGTGTAGACTCGATCGTTCCTTATCTGATCTCTGAAATCGGAGTCGATcactcttgtttttttcagctCCCCAAGCCAAGCTTCGCGCAATTCACGATGTTTCTCGTCCACAGCCAAGGGCAACTTCCAAATACCGATTCCTTTGGTCCGTCTACACGATCCACAGCCAAAAACCGCACAGTTGAGGCCTGgcatgtttactgtaggtaatgtcgaccgctatatcgaccgctatatcggtcgACGTAGCGGTCGATAGTCGATCGACACTCGATCGACACTCGGTCGACACTCGGTCGACTGTCTATAGAGAGTCGACCGAGTATCGATCGAGTGTCGATCGACTGTCGACCGCCACTCGATCGACAGTCGGTCGACATAGCTTTTCAGGTCACCGATACCTCGCCGACACTTGGCCGACACTTGGCCGATACTTGGCCGACACTTCGCCGATACTTGGCCGACACTTGGCCGACACTTGGCCGATACTTGACCGACACTTGGCCGACACTCCACCGATACTTGACCGATACTTAACCGATACTACAGACAATCAGCCAAATCACTATTGGCGATCCCGTGACTTGAAACACATTTCTCTTCGCACGTAGGATATCATCCTTAAAATGCCGCTCTTTTTGTCAGACACTGCGAAAATAGCTCTGATAAACgtccagatttttcttttacatgCTTCCTCTCGTATACAGATAGATAGATGTTTATTCACAATAGATGTTTATTCACAATAAGAACGTAGCAGCCAGTAGGCTGAATTgcgtaattatttacaaaaaataaattaactattataACTATATAAGACTATTTACAAGTTAGATAAGAATTACAATTAATGAATCTaactaaaagtttaaaaatctaAGACTAAATATATGCGTCGGTGCGAAATGTACTTAAAACTACGAATTAATATATTTGCTCATTGCTGGGataaaagatcttttataaCGGTCAGTGCGAAAAAGTGGCAAGGTGAAAGTACGCAAGTGTCTAAGATTGTAAGAGGCCTTATGTCTTGGGGGAACCAGATTGCTAAAACGCTCATCACTTAAAATTGATTGAAAGAGTTTTAGACATAGTGTTTCAAGTCTACTCTGTAGGGTTTTAAGGGCAAGATTATCGCAACAACTGTGCCCTGGAGAAATAACATTAAGCGCCCGCTTTTGAATTCTCTCGAGGTCCTCGCTGAGATAGCTAGGTATGGCGTGGTGGAACACGGGCGCACACTATTCAAGTAACGGGCGTACAcaagtacaataaaaattcaCAATGTCTGACGATGGGACACCGGCCTTGCGCAGAAGTACAAGAAAGTACAtgcgtttgtttgcttttgttatgATTTCTCCTATGTAAGTGTTCCAAGTTAGGTTGTTCGATATAGTTAGACCCAGGATCTTAGCGTTCTGAACAACTGTTAAATTCTTGTCACTAACAACCAATGATTCAAAATGGTGTTTGAATTTCTTAAAGTAAATAACAAGTTATTTACATTTGGCTGCATTCAGTTGCATCAGATTGCATGAAGACCATTCTGCTACGTAATTGACAGCATGTTGGACGTGGCTGTCCTTTCCCCTGGGAACGATCTCAGCAATAGTAGTATCATCTACGTATTTCCAAGTAGGGACGCCGGGGATCCTTAGGTCGTTGATCATAAGTAAAAATAACCAGGGTCCTAATTTGGTTCCTTGGGGGACTCCCGCAGGCATTAACTACCAGTTTGAATAACAGGACGAGGAGAGCTTGACACGCTGTTTACGGCTGGTTAGGAAATTGATAACCCATTGCGCCACGCCTCGGGGGATGGAGAGACTGAGAATTTTCGGGACGAGGATACCGTGGTCAATCAGGTCAAATGCCTTCCGATAATCGAAAAGTACTACTCGCACAGCTGCACCCGTGCCGTCCGTGGCTTCCAACCACTGATGAAGCATAGACGTCAGGGCCTGAGTTGTAGATGACTTCGGAATTGCGCCGAATTGGTCAGGATCGATGACCTCGAGTACTGCTGGCCCGAAATGTGAGGACACAACAAAGTCCTCTGCCAATTTAGAAATTAACGGGGTTAGCGAGATAGGGCGTAGATGCTTGCTGATGTCTTCGACTTTCTGTTCTTTTGGAATGGGAACTACATCCGCCGACTTCCAAGTTTGAGGGAGTCGCTGCTCGGAAAAGCTACTATTAAGAACTGATGGGCGAGCGAGAAGGTCGGCGTATTCGCGTAGCAGCCAGCTGGGCACACAGTCCGGTCCGGGCGCCTTGTTAGGGTTGACCCTACAAGGCTTACAGGCCTTTAATGAAGACGTGAATAACGAAAATGCCAAGAAATCCCAAAACAATTAAATTATCGTTTTTGACGCGAAGAAACCCAGAATAAAACAGTCAGTCAAAGAATTGTCGAGACATCATCATCCAAATGGGAAATTCCTACCAAACGATGAAGAGGGAAATTTTCCTCCAAGTCTTTCACTCAAATTTCTAAACGTTCCTGTGTATATTTGATGCTCAATCACTCTGCTTTGGGTGTCATTCGGAAAGGGGTGTAATATTCAAGTAAACGCATGGCAGAACATTACTAGGACGGCTGGTTGTGATCCCATACatatttagtatatactaaaacagtgtgCGCGCTCTCTTGTTGGCTTCTAAACCATGGCATGGCAATTGCTATTCACCTCCTAGTAAATGCGCGCGAAAATTTGTAATCGTTGACGGGAACAAATGTGTCCAAAATCATAAGCGCTATATTATCTCACTGTTGTAGTCCGTTAGTGAAACAACAATTCACTTCCGTGCCAGTGGCTAGTGGTGTATCCACTCACTAGTGACCTTCCCTTCGGGGAACAGTTgttaactttaaaataaaataatgtacGACTCAATTCCAAAACCGCCTATCCTCCTTGGGGCAATTCCCGGCCATTGTTAAGCTCCGTacagtggggaatttgacccaAGAGGAGGGGTTGAAAAGACAAAAGCgacttgacaaggaaaaaagcaAGAGATGTGAAAATGATAATATGTCTGTATAAAAGGGcgaagtttgctgacgttttaaAATGTTTAAGGTATCAGGAAATACGAGAAATGATCATTCGTCGTATTTTTAAATATATGGTTTATTTAATCATTTTTAGTGAAATCACGAAACTCCGCAAGAAAGGTTTGAGGGACTTTGGATATCTCAGTTATGT
The nucleotide sequence above comes from Acropora muricata isolate sample 2 chromosome 12, ASM3666990v1, whole genome shotgun sequence. Encoded proteins:
- the LOC136892862 gene encoding uncharacterized protein codes for the protein MASLSIASLLSFFSDEKKSIKKGENHFHSDHVEAFNYQQGVLRGEVHASMKKKVYKVTEFLDVLKRHSVCECECPRGAFKCSHAAALFIHGIHNLSRTDVECQWRKRKATTTLSNQAVSELFPRPKRYCALSRNPTQADRSALYEDLKEYGKFTGLCWLLSPEPPVANKLPMLSIEEIIFSDEFLRAKGSQEQLDCLIRRSKLDVHKIARISQLTVGQRENPVWHLARRGRLTASNFGSVLKAKRVTPSLIKRLLGEYDLSRVKAVQWGVNNEKEAIKAFTLKTGKIVKDTGIWCDSSGILGASPDGIVDDETVLEAKCPYTERNLTIEEALNSTSFCLEKIESGQGYTLRKDHVYWDQVQGQMYLSCRKFCFFVVWTTKDVAVMKIERDDLWSANIPQLIKFYCDYIFPKIVEGEL